From Streptomyces sp. SAI-135:
CGTCCTCGACGAACTCCTGGCCGACGGTCCTGACGGTGTTCTTGGCGACGGTGTACGGATCTGATGTACCGCGCGGAGACGTGAGAGCGAGAGCGCGCGGGATCAGGCGGCAGGCCGCGGTCCGAGGCGTCGTACCGGCTCCGGTGTGCAGGCCGTCCACAGTGCGGCCGCGCTCACCAGGAGCACCGCCCATCGCGTGTGTGCCGCCTGCCAGTTCGGGTCCCCCACCGGGACGAACAGGTCCCAGCGGGTGGGGAGCAGGAGGGGGGCGAGGAGGGCGAGGGTCAGGAAGCCGGCCGCCACCGAGGGTCCGGGTTCGGGTTCGTCGGTGAAGCGCACCGCCACCGCCGCGGCCGCCAGCGCGAGGACGGCCGTGGCCGCCGCTTCCAGGGTGACCGCGCCCACCGGGGGCCGCGCGTCCTTCGGCAGCAGGGCCAGCGCCGCCGCCCACCCCAGCGCGGCGACCGGTGCGGCCAGCGCGACCCGCAGCCCGCTGCGCACCCAACGCCGGGTGGGAACAGGGGAGGTGAGCCGGCGGGCCGGGTCGTCCAGCAGGAAGGCCAGGCCCAGGGCGAAGGCGAGGGCGGCGGCCCGGAGAAGGGTGAGGCCGAGCCACGCGTCGGGGGTCCCGGACAGCAGCCGCGGCAGCGCGACGATCAGCAGGCCGGCGACCGCTCCGGTACCGACCGCCCGCCACGGCATCGCGCGGGCCACGGCAACCACCAGCTCCCACCGGGTGCCTCCGTCACTCCTGCGCACAGTCGTCCGCCCCCTTCGGCACCTCGGTCCCCAGCATCCGGGCGACCTGGGCCGTCGAGACCCCCGGCGCGGTCAGCTCGCTCCAGT
This genomic window contains:
- a CDS encoding ABC transporter; this translates as MRRSDGGTRWELVVAVARAMPWRAVGTGAVAGLLIVALPRLLSGTPDAWLGLTLLRAAALAFALGLAFLLDDPARRLTSPVPTRRWVRSGLRVALAAPVAALGWAAALALLPKDARPPVGAVTLEAAATAVLALAAAAVAVRFTDEPEPGPSVAAGFLTLALLAPLLLPTRWDLFVPVGDPNWQAAHTRWAVLLVSAAALWTACTPEPVRRLGPRPAA